The genomic stretch ACCGGCCGCATCCTGATGGAAGCCGCGACCTTCGACACCATTCAGAGCGGCACGGCAAAGAAGGGCGACGTGCTGGGCATCGCCCGCATCGCCGCCATCCAGGGCGCCAAACGCTGCAGCGACCTGATCCCGCTGTGCCACCCGATCCCGCTCACCCGCGTCGCCGTCGAGTTCGAAAGCGATCCCACCGCGCTCGCCATTCGCTGCACGGTGACGGCCGAAACCGTCGGCCGCACCGGCGTCGAGATGGAAGCGCTCACAGCGGTCAACGTCGCCCTGCTCACCATCTACGATATGTGCAAGGCGATGGATCGCGGCATGCGCATGGAAGGCATCCAGCTGATGGAAAAGCTCGGCGGCAAGTCGGGGCACTGGGTCGCGGAAGGCTAGACTGTTGTTTCCGTTAGAATTTTCGGATCGCAGCCAACCACGAAGACCACGTCCGTCGCGATACAGAACTCTGACAATAGCTTGTAAATTCTGACGCACATTCGATCTTGTCCAATTCCTGTCCAAATGGAGACGAGGAATGGCATCGATACGTCGCAGAGGAACGAAGTGGCAGACCCGAGTTATCCGCAAGGGCTTCATTGATGAAGTGAAGACCTTCTCGACCCGCCAAGACGCCGAGCGGTGGGCGAGAACCATCGAAGTCGAGATGGAACGCGGTAGCTATGTCAGCAGAACTGAAGCCGAGACAACCACGCTCCGAGAAATCATCAACCGCTACATCGTTGAGGTCGTCCCAACAAGGCGTGGTTGAAAGGAAGAGACTATCAGGCTTAGGGCGACTTGCCGCCGTCAAATTGCCGACCTGAGCATGGCCGCCCTCACACCGAAGCTTATCGCCGCTTACCGCGATGAACGACTAACCGAGGTCAAGCCCGCGACAGTCATTCGGGAACTCGCCTACCTATCGTCAATCGTCAACCACGCACGACGCGAATGGGGTATCAACATCACGAACCCCGTTACGTCGGTTCGACGCCCAGCGAGTCCAGAAGGACGCAATCGAGTACCTTCCACTGACGAAGAAATCGCGCTACTGGAAGCACTAGTGGCGACAGGAAGACGAAACCCCCGGAGCAGGTCAGGGCTCCGGCGAAGCGTATTTTCGGGCCATTCCAGCGGCGACGTCCGACAATTCCTGTCGCAGGGCAGTTGGGCTCAGCACTTCGACCGCGTCGCCAAAGCCGAGCAGCCACCATCTGAGCTGCGGGGTATCGGCAACGGTTGCATGGACAAGCAGCGTGTCGCCCTCCTCGCTTACCTTCTGATCGGTAGACAGGGGCGTTTCGAGCAGATGCTCTCCGGCTTCGCGCGAGAAGCGCAGCGCGACTTGTATTAACTGGCCCTTGCCGAAAGCCCAGATACCCCGCTCGATACCGGCGTCGAGATCGTAGCCCGGTGGTGGAATGGCTGGTTCTTCGCGTAGCGTTGCCGCCTCAACGCGGTGCAGGGCGAAGTTCTGCGCATTGGGGTAGTCGCCAATCCGGGCATGCAGGTAGATCACCCAGCCACGCTGGATGATGGCCAGCGGGTGTATCCGGTAACTCTCCGCGGACTTACTGCCCTTCTTCCGGTAGCTGATGTCCAGTTGGCGTTCGTGCATCAACGCATCCGAGACGGTGCGCTGAATCTCTTGGGCGACTCCGGGCGGTATCAGTGGTTGGGCGGGCGGGACGGTGCGGACCTTGTCCAACCAGGATCGCGTGGGCTTGGGTTGCTGCTCGGCAGACAGCCGGCTGCGGGCGGCCTGGAACTGGGGCTGAAGGTGTTCGACGATACCGGCCGGGAGCAGGCTGCGCAGGTGCTGTTCCGCTAGAACCCAAGTCAGTGCCTCGGCAACCGACAATCCCGGCAGGTCGAAACTACGGGCTTCACGCTGCCAACTCCAACCGTAAGGCTTGGCGCGCTCATCAACCACCAGCGGAAAGGCACTCGACAGGTCCATCAGGTCGCGCTGGACGGTCCTCTCCGTAGTGTCGAAGCCCTGCACGGCAAGCGCCTGCTTGAGTTCTTGAACGGTGATTTTCTGCGGATAGCGGGGTAAGAGCCTGAGAAGCTGCCAGTGGCGAAGGATGGTCTCTCGGATAGTCACTCGTGTCTGTCTCGCAATTGCACTGCTTGGCTCTTCTCAGCTCGCGGCATGCGATCTTCCGCACGCCCTGCGACAGGCTGCGTCGCACAACACCGTTATCCTACGTCTATCGCGTGTCGGGCTGACCATTCTCATGGTCTACGGCATGATGTCAATGCAATCAACTCATCACGGAGACATCTCCATGAGTGGCTATGCGGTGAAGGTGCAAGGCGGTTCCGCGAAGGTGGTCGACATCAAGACTGGCGGGATCAAGCGGACTGTAAGCGGCGGCATCCTCTCGGCGCAGGTGCTTGGTGACATGGTTCAGGTCACGGACAAGAACGGGCGCGTGAGGGTCATCGAGATCAAGACAGGGGCGGTCAAGCGCAGCCTCTGACGGCCAGCCAAATCCACAACACTACGATGGACCTCGAAATGCAAGCAAAGAGACGAAGGGATGCGGCGCTGCTCAACTACCCACACTCGCGCACCGACAGGTCGTTGCGGCCAAGATTCTGTCTTTACCGCAGCAATGGTGAACTGTTCTTCGTGAACCACACGGATGAGACGCTCGACTGGGTCGCGAACGGCTCGGTAGGCGGGTTCATCGACGCGGGTGGCGACCCGGTGGCGACCACCGATGCCCAGACCCACTATGAGCAGGTTCTGCCGGGGGAAGGTGTGTTGATCGACGCATTCGACGCTCAGTTCGACTGCGATCTGTACATCGCTTCGACCATCACGGTCGCCAGCGCAGCGTCGGGCGTCCTGCAGTTTCAATGCGCAGACAAGGGAGGCGCCCGCGGACGCGTGCTGCTCTGGCATGACGGGTTCGTCTCGCCGCAGGTTCGTATGGAAGTTCTTACCGAAGACAGGAACAGCAAATGACGGCTGATCGCATCAGTGCAATTCTCTATCGCCACGACCCCGCGAACACGGGCTGCAGCGTGTGCGAGGACATGGAAGACGAATACGACCGCATCGCTGGCGCGATTGCGGAAATCCCGTTGGAGCAACTCACATTCGAAGCCTTTCGCGCCGTTCTCGTCGACGCGTTCTTTGAAGACGCGCTCTCTGACGAGGATTTAAGAAAGAGCCATGCCGAGATCGTCGGCGTTGGGGTTTGGCCATCAATCAAGAAACAAGCATAACGGGAGCACTCATGG from Parazoarcus communis encodes the following:
- the moaC gene encoding cyclic pyranopterin monophosphate synthase MoaC; amino-acid sequence: MSDSTPSALTHFDAEGQAHMVDVGAKTETRRVAVATGRILMEAATFDTIQSGTAKKGDVLGIARIAAIQGAKRCSDLIPLCHPIPLTRVAVEFESDPTALAIRCTVTAETVGRTGVEMEALTAVNVALLTIYDMCKAMDRGMRMEGIQLMEKLGGKSGHWVAEG
- a CDS encoding helix-turn-helix transcriptional regulator; its protein translation is MTIRETILRHWQLLRLLPRYPQKITVQELKQALAVQGFDTTERTVQRDLMDLSSAFPLVVDERAKPYGWSWQREARSFDLPGLSVAEALTWVLAEQHLRSLLPAGIVEHLQPQFQAARSRLSAEQQPKPTRSWLDKVRTVPPAQPLIPPGVAQEIQRTVSDALMHERQLDISYRKKGSKSAESYRIHPLAIIQRGWVIYLHARIGDYPNAQNFALHRVEAATLREEPAIPPPGYDLDAGIERGIWAFGKGQLIQVALRFSREAGEHLLETPLSTDQKVSEEGDTLLVHATVADTPQLRWWLLGFGDAVEVLSPTALRQELSDVAAGMARKYASPEP